Proteins encoded together in one Psilocybe cubensis strain MGC-MH-2018 chromosome 8, whole genome shotgun sequence window:
- a CDS encoding Putative G3BP-like protein, giving the protein MSSSSTTSSQHQNVVPSEVGWQFVPQYYTFVNKEPQRLHCFYNKNSTFIHGTEGEDMKPCFGQQEIHNKITSIGFEDCKVFIHSVDAQSSANGGIIIQVIGEMSNHGDPWRKFVQTFFLAEQPNGYFVLNDIFRFLKEETVEGDEFEDEYEPASEPATPAQPAHVPEPVHEPIREPTPPPAVVEPAPVEPTPVEEPAPVEAVAEPPTTQTPTPAPEQQQPPAAAAAAPQPNGIHTPEAEKPAPVVTEPSPAPTPAPQQQPAPAPTPAAPAPAPTPAAAPAAPVQPARPAPPVAAAPPPQPAAPAVPRSWASLAASNPKKWGAAVAQESRGTTETLSTQPSSAPAPKAPAPAASPAQRPQSQQQGQQANGRHEHPAYLAVQSVNTAQCFVKGVTEPVSQAALQTTLSSRFGPIKELEIVRAKACAFIEFQSVESAKRAIIASLTQHQGGEGGIWIDVGGDAGQLRISVETKKERGDRPPTRPRGGAPAVNGDGRGSPAGRGRGGGRGGRGGASTPK; this is encoded by the exons atgtcttcttcaagcaccacctcctcccagCACCAGAATGTTGTCCCTTCTGAAGTCGGATGGCAGTTCGTACCTCAGTATTATACCTTTGTCAACAAAGAGCCCCAGCGTCTTCATTGCTTCTACAACAAAAACTCCACCTTCATCCACGGCACCGAGGGTGAGGATATGAAGCCATGCTTTGGACAGCAG GAAATTCACAACAAAATCACCTCCATCGGCTTTGAGGATTGCAAAGTCTTCATTCACTCGGTTGACGCCCAGTCTTCTGCCAATGGCGGCATCATAATACAGGTTATTGGTGAAATGTCCAACCACGGAGACCCATGGCGCAAGTTTGTTCAGACCTTTTTCCTCGCCGAGCAGCCCAACGGCTATTTCGTCCTTAACGACATCTTCCGATTCCTAAAGGAAGAGACTGTCGAGGGTGATGAATTCGAGGACGAGTACGAGCCTGCTTCTGAGCCCGCCACACCTGCCCAGCCAGCTCACGTCCCCGAGCCCGTCCATGAGCCCATTCGTGAGCCAACGCCACCCCCAGCTGTGGTTGAACCTGCCCCAGTCGAACCTACTCCCGTCGAGGAGCCTGCCCCTGTCGAAGCTGTTGCCGAGCCTCCCACCACTCAAACCCCCACCCCTGCACCTGAGCAGCAACAaccacctgctgctgctgctgctgcccccCAGCCAAATGGCATCCACACACCGGAGGCCGAAAAACCTGCACCTGTCGTCACCGAACCTTCCCCCGCCCCGACACCCGCTCCTCAACAGCAGCCTGCTCCTGCACCCACACCTgccgcacctgcacctgcacctacCCCCGCTGCTGCACCTGCTGCACCTGTTCAACCCGCACGACCTGCTCCTCCCGTTGCCGCTGCCCCTCCCCCTCAACCTGCCGCTCCTGCTGTTCCAAGATCTTGGGCTTCTCTCGCTGCCTCTAACCCCAAGAAGTGGGGTGCCGCCGTCGCCCAGGAATCGCGTGGTACTACTGAGACACTTTCTACTCAGCCATCTAGCGCCCCTGCTCCTAAGGCACCCGCACCTGCTGCTTCACCTGCCCAGCGCCCGCAGAGCCAACAGCAAGGTCAACAAGCCAATGGTCGCCACGAGCACCCTGCCTATCTTGCTGTGCAAAGCGTCAATACCGCTCAATGCTTCGTCAAG GGCGTTACTGAACCCGTTTCTCAAGCTGCCCTGCAAACTACCTTGTCATCGCGCTTCGGACCGATCAAGGAGCTCGAAATTGTTCGTGCTAAAGCTTGCGCCTTCATTGAATTCCAGAGTGTCGAATCTGCGAAGCGTGCTATCATTGCCTCGTTGACCCAGCACCAAGGAGGTGAAGGCGGTATCTGGATCGATGTTGGCGGTGACGCTGGACAGCTTAGGATCTCCGTTGAGACCAAGAAGGAACGCGGCGACAGGCCTCCAACCAGGCCCCGTGGTGGTGCTCCAGCTGTAAACGGTGATGGTCGCGGTTCTCCTGCAGGTCGCGGACGTGGTGGAGGAAGGGGTGGACGGGGTGGTGCCAGCACCCCCAAGTAA